The following are encoded in a window of Vespula vulgaris chromosome 8, iyVesVulg1.1, whole genome shotgun sequence genomic DNA:
- the LOC127065844 gene encoding uncharacterized protein LOC127065844 isoform X2, translated as MADDPNRDILPVKEGSCIETCRSLIDPRERRLVCKLDRCQLEDKYLRLLEEASKLKKLSNCQEEKIKRLATKLMRVASNPRACVSLDFSDKNKLTALEVENSKLKNKLSVLRNQLLSHTMSGISPTRSRRPHTRPSSGLITCRSENSRIRAPSCQCIVESHQLRNDDNEAQNYLVKIEELETQKKEMSAQITQLEKELESYVVNNQKEKVVENIEYIKVWRQMKQLSDKLMTAQNTNESLNLQINDLKKILEETTKNNQEITVCLMAEKKRIAGIDGQIIKAKDSQLTLREKDEQIRDLINEMKILQQHNNELIALSSKYGQVELENVELKKKFTQQFTDQQNFKIAFNTEQANIVALQTANEQLLMKLQYLQKNMDTLMIQQLAIIQNDNKKHKSSNKAESSNDSLKTKNTQTEEFSFFSKGMTSNIQTCTKCFMTFDKVLQLEKGVNTIQKECNFLSKCVQTDFEPCSISINTKEGTSIMTSSDQPSSAREHTVVKHQEINQEKNPLSREKMLKLLEQVQISMPLKGGRIGQSDDSPVVEAMQDFSQRHRDADVADHAQTRDLKNLFATLVDVLRKEYSPPKNLIPMEEQTAYRNPPLRYEKQLVKDMQTDINNNDEINRQINIGIQSSTRLINKNSQYEDSYDQFSQNTKSCNTRESCSVNQDKLQNSSNQNQMMRSTETEFQNPRSCSMKRSCLVNQDKLYSSQNQVTKFTETGECSCTDSKKCHAESDCGYFCCTNYKKQFYEKYSGDVKNQDLKNLPSSLINRNDDQFAKKAADAAHAKCYDAMNPFESWKMNLLEQKSKAFDNNQNLQNYTEHLERCKELLDKCYLKNTNKIPVNNMSHLRGMGAMKSPHTCRMEDQIKPLAENDEESRCSLKCPNECIDLPPYSTNSTPLLITNGQGLVEIHVLSLQLATSVSKKLGKCWKHLDYSFLSLYIRVYIYIYIYIYIYIYISLQAATVLFQEENLSNVSLFISWNIWGQETVCTPTLKYPKLNFNSSFVYHIPDLSTFFNYALSEYVIFQANVVEQNTTTYAVAKAKLCIKDILDYPQNKLHYIAPMNSVISCTLGMNFGQLSLWVRLSCDVEQVDLFKRQRGLLPRMEQDQQSIRKTTFREDTTPLEESNKEYEDAVDDSESTHANVISDINEKNKHEEIKRPSYSSTHDILVTHNDANNESSDSDITLLSKQSDEIARWATPTNKEEQDNNITQEEKTNMDEFNSFISHPLEKDTIIIQIVKINLFENSSVMLDDDVHLLYVEYSFLGYRGADMETESIPKPKTYTEPLIYNFRKVFSIDEEYHSIERNTLRAMLHQSINPNIKFILVSEPLPAETDIKDCVEIGYTCRVSMPYANVSAVICESKNVWRKYRK; from the exons ATGGCGGACGATCCAAATCGAGACATCTTGCCCGTAAAGGAAGGATCTTGCATAGAGACGTGTCGTAGTCTTATAG ATCCCAGGGAGCGTCGTTTGGTGTGCAAGCTCGATCGATGCCAGTTGGAGGACAAGTATTTGCGACTACTCGAGGAAGCGAGTAAATTGAAAAAGTTATCCAACTGTCAGGAAGAGAAGATCAAGCGACTGGCTACAAAATTAATGAGAGTAGCTTCTAACCCAAGGGCATGCGTTTCTTTGGATTTCAGCGATAAAAACAAACTAACGGCTCTCGAGGTCGAGAATTCcaag ttaaaaaataaattatccgtATTGAGGAATCAACTGTTGAGTCATACAATGAGCGGTATATCACCAACGAGAAGTCGTCGGCCTCATACAAGACCATCTTCGGGACTCAT AACTTGTCGTAGCGAGAACAGTCGTATAAGGGCCCCATCCTGCCAGTGCATCGTTGAGTCACATCAACTACGAAACGACGACAATGAAGCACAAAATTATCTTGTTAAAATCGAG gaaTTAGAAacgcagaaaaaagaaatgtcggCTCAGATAACGCAGTTAGAGAAGGAACTCGAGTCTTATGTGGTAAATAATCAAAAGGAGAAAGTGGTTGAGAACATCGAATATATAAAGGTTTGGCGACAAATGAAACAGTTGAGCGACAAATTGATGACTGCTCAGAATACAAACGAGTCGTTGAACCTACAAATCAACGACCTCAAAAAAATCCTCGAAGAGACAACAAA aaATAATCAGGAAATAACAGTTTGCCTAATGgcagagaagaaacgaatagCCGGTATCGATGGACAGATAATAAAAGCGAAAGATTCTCAATTAACATTACGCGAGAAAGATGAACAAATACGAGATTTAATAAACGAGATGAAAATTTTGCAGCAACATAATAACGAGTTAATTGCTTTAAGTTCCAAATATGGCCAAGTCGAATTAGAAAATGttgaattgaaaaagaagtttACGCAACAATTTACCGATCAACAAAACTTCAAAATAGCATTTAATACTGAACAAGCTAATATTGTTGCCCTACAAACTGCTAATGAGCAATTGTTAATGAAACTTCAGTATTTGCAGAAAAATATGGATACTCTAATGATTCAACAATTAGCA attattcaaaatgataataaaaaacataaatcaAGTAACAAAGCGGAATCGTCTAATGATAGTCTTAAAACTAAAAATACCCAAACGgaggaattttcttttttttccaaaggTATGACATCAAATATTCAAACATGTACAAAATGTTTTATGACATTCGACAAGGTTCTACAACTCGAAAAAGGTGTAAATACAATACAAAAAGAATGTAATTTCTTGAGCAAGTGCGTACAAACGGACTTTGAACCTTGTTCAATTTCTATCAACACAAAAGAAGGTACTTCAATAATGACTTCTTCGGATCAACCATCGTCGGCACGGGAACATACAGTTGTAAAACATCAGGAGATTAATCAAGAAAAGAATCCTTTGTCACGCGAAAAGATGCTGAAATTATTGGAGCAAGTGCAGATCAGTATGCCATTGAAAGGAGGAAGAATCGGACAATCGGATGATTCTCCTGTAGTCGAAGCCATGCAAGACTTTAGCCAAAGACACAG AGATGCAGATGTGGCAGATCATGCGCAAAcgagagatttaaaaaatttattcgcaaCACTCGTCGATGTTCTTCGTAAAGAATACTCCCCGCCAAAGAATTTAATCCCCATGGAAGAACAAACTGCTTATCGAAATCCGCCATTACGCTATGAAAAGCAACTCGTAAAAGATATGCAAACGGATATTAACAACAATGATGAGATCAATCGGCAGATTAATATAGGAATACAATCAAGCACACGTCTGATCAACAAAAATTCACAATACGAAGATAGCTATGATCAATTTTCACAAAATACGAAAAGTTGTAACACGAGAGAATCTTGTTCCGTTAATCAAGATAAATTGCAAAATAGTAGTAATCAAAATCAGATGATGAGATCCACAGAAACCGAATTCCAAAATCCGAGAAGTTGTAGCATGAAAAGATCTTGTTTAGTTAATCAAGACAAATTATATAGTAGTCAAAATCAGGTGACAAAATTCACAGAAACCGGCGAATGTAGTTGCACCGATTCGAAAAAATGTCACGCAGAATCAGATTGTGGTTATTTTTGTTGCACCAATTATAAGAAGCAATTTTATGAGAAATATAGTGGCGATGTAAAAAATcaggatttaaaaaatttgccTTCGTCGCtgataaatagaaatgatgaTCAATTTGCGAAAAAAGCCGCCGACGCAGCTCATGCGAAAtg TTATGACGCTATGAATCCTTTCGAATCCTGGAAAATGAATCTGTTGGAGCAAAAAAGCAAAGCTTTCGATAACAATCAGAACTTACAGAATTATACGGAACATTTGGAAAGATGTAAAGAGCTTTTAGACAAATGTTATTTGAAGAATACGAACAAAATTcct GTGAATAACATGAGTCATTTACGAGGCATGGGAGCAATGAAGTCACCGCATACATGTCGAATGGAGGATCAGATAAAGCCGTTAGCGGAAAACGACGAAGAGTCACGCTGCAGTCTTAAGTGTCCAAACGAATGTATAGATCTACCACCATATTCGACGAATTCAACGCCTTTATTGATTACAAATGGTCAAGGTCTTGTGGAAATTCATGTTCTCTCCCTGCAGCTTGCTACATCTGTTAGTAAAAAATTAGGAAAGTGTTGGAAACATCTCGATTAtagttttttatctttatatatacgtgtgtatatatatatatatatatatatatatatatatatatatatatcgttacaGGCAGCGACAGTTCTTTTTCAAGAAGAGAATCTTTCCAACGTGTCCTTATTCATCAGTTGGAACATTTGGGGCCAAGAGACAGTTTGTACGCCAACATTGAAATACCCAAAGTTAAACTTCAATTCGTCCTTCGTTTATCATATACCGGATCTATCCACGTTCTTCAATTATGCTCTGTCAGAATATGTCATCTTTCAGGCGAACGTCGTTGAACAGAATACAACGACTTACGCTGTCGCTAAAGCAAAATTATGTATCAAGGATATACTTGATTATCCTCAAAATAAGTTACATTATATCGCGCCTATGAACAGCGTTATATCTTGTACACTTGGTATGAATTTCGGACAATTATCCTTATGGGTGAGATTGAGTTGCGATGTCGAGCAAGTCGATTTATTCAAAAGGCAGCGAGGTTTGCTTCCACGAATGGAACAGGATCAacaatcgattcgaaaaaCTACTTTTCGAGAGGATACGACTCCATTGGAGGAATCAAATAAAGAATATGAAGATGCCGTTGATGACTCTGAAA GTACACATGCAAATGTAATATCAgatattaacgaaaaaaataaacatgaagaaattaaaagaccCTCCTATAGCTCCACCCATGATATATTGGTTACCCATAACGATGCCAACAATGAATCATCTGACAGCGATATAACGTTATTGTCCAAACAATCTGACGAAAT TGCAAGGTGGGCAACTCCGACAAATAAAGAAGAACAGGATAATAATATCActcaagaagagaaaacgaatatGGACGagtttaattcatttatttcccAT CCATTGGAAAAGGATACAATTATAATCCagatcgttaaaataaatctatttgaAAATAGTTCAGTCATGCTCGACGATGATGTTCATTTGCTTTATGTGGAGTATTCTTTTCTTGGTTATCGTGGTGCTGATATGGAAACGGAATCAATACCAAAACCAAAGACATACACAGAACcattgatttataatttcaGAAAAG TATTTTCGATAGACGAGGAATATCATTCCATTGAGAGAAACACGTTGCGAGCAATGTTACATCAGTCTATCAATCCAaacatcaaatttattttagtgaGCGAACCACTTCCTGCAGAAACAGATATTAAGGATTGTGTAGAAATCGg atataCGTGCAGGGTCTCGATGCCATACGCGAATGTCTCAGCAGTAATATGTGAAAGCAAAAATGTTTggagaaaatatagaaaatga
- the LOC127065844 gene encoding uncharacterized protein LOC127065844 isoform X4, which produces MADDPNRDILPVKEGSCIETCRSLIDPRERRLVCKLDRCQLEDKYLRLLEEASKLKKLSNCQEEKIKRLATKLMRVASNPRACVSLDFSDKNKLTALEVENSKLKNKLSVLRNQLLSHTMSGISPTRSRRPHTRPSSGLITCRSENSRIRAPSCQCIVESHQLRNDDNEAQNYLVKIEELETQKKEMSAQITQLEKELESYVVNNQKEKVVENIEYIKVWRQMKQLSDKLMTAQNTNESLNLQINDLKKILEETTKNNQEITVCLMAEKKRIAGIDGQIIKAKDSQLTLREKDEQIRDLINEMKILQQHNNELIALSSKYGQVELENVELKKKFTQQFTDQQNFKIAFNTEQANIVALQTANEQLLMKLQYLQKNMDTLMIQQLAIIQNDNKKHKSSNKAESSNDSLKTKNTQTEEFSFFSKGMTSNIQTCTKCFMTFDKVLQLEKGVNTIQKECNFLSKCVQTDFEPCSISINTKEGTSIMTSSDQPSSAREHTVVKHQEINQEKNPLSREKMLKLLEQVQISMPLKGGRIGQSDDSPVVEAMQDFSQRHRDADVADHAQTRDLKNLFATLVDVLRKEYSPPKNLIPMEEQTAYRNPPLRYEKQLVKDMQTDINNNDEINRQINIGIQSSTRLINKNSQYEDSYDQFSQNTKSCNTRESCSVNQDKLQNSSNQNQMMRSTETEFQNPRSCSMKRSCLVNQDKLYSSQNQVTKFTETGECSCTDSKKCHAESDCGYFCCTNYKKQFYEKYSGDVKNQDLKNLPSSLINRNDDQFAKKAADAAHAKCYDAMNPFESWKMNLLEQKSKAFDNNQNLQNYTEHLERCKELLDKCYLKNTNKIPVNNMSHLRGMGAMKSPHTCRMEDQIKPLAENDEESRCSLKCPNECIDLPPYSTNSTPLLITNGQGLVEIHVLSLQLATSVSKKLGKCWKHLDYSFLSLYIRVYIYIYIYIYIYIYISLQAATVLFQEENLSNVSLFISWNIWGQETVCTPTLKYPKLNFNSSFVYHIPDLSTFFNYALSEYVIFQANVVEQNTTTYAVAKAKLCIKDILDYPQNKLHYIAPMNSVISCTLGMNFGQLSLWVRLSCDVEQVDLFKRQRGLLPRMEQDQQSIRKTTFREDTTPLEESNKEYEDAVDDSESTHANVISDINEKNKHEEIKRPSYSSTHDILVTHNDANNESSDSDITLLSKQSDEIARWATPTNKEEQDNNITQEEKTNMDEFNSFISHPLEKDTIIIQIVKINLFENSSVMLDDDVHLLYVEYSFLGYRGADMETESIPKPKTYTEPLIYNFRKVFSIDEEYHSIERNTLRAMLHQSINPNIKFILIYVQGLDAIRECLSSNM; this is translated from the exons ATGGCGGACGATCCAAATCGAGACATCTTGCCCGTAAAGGAAGGATCTTGCATAGAGACGTGTCGTAGTCTTATAG ATCCCAGGGAGCGTCGTTTGGTGTGCAAGCTCGATCGATGCCAGTTGGAGGACAAGTATTTGCGACTACTCGAGGAAGCGAGTAAATTGAAAAAGTTATCCAACTGTCAGGAAGAGAAGATCAAGCGACTGGCTACAAAATTAATGAGAGTAGCTTCTAACCCAAGGGCATGCGTTTCTTTGGATTTCAGCGATAAAAACAAACTAACGGCTCTCGAGGTCGAGAATTCcaag ttaaaaaataaattatccgtATTGAGGAATCAACTGTTGAGTCATACAATGAGCGGTATATCACCAACGAGAAGTCGTCGGCCTCATACAAGACCATCTTCGGGACTCAT AACTTGTCGTAGCGAGAACAGTCGTATAAGGGCCCCATCCTGCCAGTGCATCGTTGAGTCACATCAACTACGAAACGACGACAATGAAGCACAAAATTATCTTGTTAAAATCGAG gaaTTAGAAacgcagaaaaaagaaatgtcggCTCAGATAACGCAGTTAGAGAAGGAACTCGAGTCTTATGTGGTAAATAATCAAAAGGAGAAAGTGGTTGAGAACATCGAATATATAAAGGTTTGGCGACAAATGAAACAGTTGAGCGACAAATTGATGACTGCTCAGAATACAAACGAGTCGTTGAACCTACAAATCAACGACCTCAAAAAAATCCTCGAAGAGACAACAAA aaATAATCAGGAAATAACAGTTTGCCTAATGgcagagaagaaacgaatagCCGGTATCGATGGACAGATAATAAAAGCGAAAGATTCTCAATTAACATTACGCGAGAAAGATGAACAAATACGAGATTTAATAAACGAGATGAAAATTTTGCAGCAACATAATAACGAGTTAATTGCTTTAAGTTCCAAATATGGCCAAGTCGAATTAGAAAATGttgaattgaaaaagaagtttACGCAACAATTTACCGATCAACAAAACTTCAAAATAGCATTTAATACTGAACAAGCTAATATTGTTGCCCTACAAACTGCTAATGAGCAATTGTTAATGAAACTTCAGTATTTGCAGAAAAATATGGATACTCTAATGATTCAACAATTAGCA attattcaaaatgataataaaaaacataaatcaAGTAACAAAGCGGAATCGTCTAATGATAGTCTTAAAACTAAAAATACCCAAACGgaggaattttcttttttttccaaaggTATGACATCAAATATTCAAACATGTACAAAATGTTTTATGACATTCGACAAGGTTCTACAACTCGAAAAAGGTGTAAATACAATACAAAAAGAATGTAATTTCTTGAGCAAGTGCGTACAAACGGACTTTGAACCTTGTTCAATTTCTATCAACACAAAAGAAGGTACTTCAATAATGACTTCTTCGGATCAACCATCGTCGGCACGGGAACATACAGTTGTAAAACATCAGGAGATTAATCAAGAAAAGAATCCTTTGTCACGCGAAAAGATGCTGAAATTATTGGAGCAAGTGCAGATCAGTATGCCATTGAAAGGAGGAAGAATCGGACAATCGGATGATTCTCCTGTAGTCGAAGCCATGCAAGACTTTAGCCAAAGACACAG AGATGCAGATGTGGCAGATCATGCGCAAAcgagagatttaaaaaatttattcgcaaCACTCGTCGATGTTCTTCGTAAAGAATACTCCCCGCCAAAGAATTTAATCCCCATGGAAGAACAAACTGCTTATCGAAATCCGCCATTACGCTATGAAAAGCAACTCGTAAAAGATATGCAAACGGATATTAACAACAATGATGAGATCAATCGGCAGATTAATATAGGAATACAATCAAGCACACGTCTGATCAACAAAAATTCACAATACGAAGATAGCTATGATCAATTTTCACAAAATACGAAAAGTTGTAACACGAGAGAATCTTGTTCCGTTAATCAAGATAAATTGCAAAATAGTAGTAATCAAAATCAGATGATGAGATCCACAGAAACCGAATTCCAAAATCCGAGAAGTTGTAGCATGAAAAGATCTTGTTTAGTTAATCAAGACAAATTATATAGTAGTCAAAATCAGGTGACAAAATTCACAGAAACCGGCGAATGTAGTTGCACCGATTCGAAAAAATGTCACGCAGAATCAGATTGTGGTTATTTTTGTTGCACCAATTATAAGAAGCAATTTTATGAGAAATATAGTGGCGATGTAAAAAATcaggatttaaaaaatttgccTTCGTCGCtgataaatagaaatgatgaTCAATTTGCGAAAAAAGCCGCCGACGCAGCTCATGCGAAAtg TTATGACGCTATGAATCCTTTCGAATCCTGGAAAATGAATCTGTTGGAGCAAAAAAGCAAAGCTTTCGATAACAATCAGAACTTACAGAATTATACGGAACATTTGGAAAGATGTAAAGAGCTTTTAGACAAATGTTATTTGAAGAATACGAACAAAATTcct GTGAATAACATGAGTCATTTACGAGGCATGGGAGCAATGAAGTCACCGCATACATGTCGAATGGAGGATCAGATAAAGCCGTTAGCGGAAAACGACGAAGAGTCACGCTGCAGTCTTAAGTGTCCAAACGAATGTATAGATCTACCACCATATTCGACGAATTCAACGCCTTTATTGATTACAAATGGTCAAGGTCTTGTGGAAATTCATGTTCTCTCCCTGCAGCTTGCTACATCTGTTAGTAAAAAATTAGGAAAGTGTTGGAAACATCTCGATTAtagttttttatctttatatatacgtgtgtatatatatatatatatatatatatatatatatatatatatatcgttacaGGCAGCGACAGTTCTTTTTCAAGAAGAGAATCTTTCCAACGTGTCCTTATTCATCAGTTGGAACATTTGGGGCCAAGAGACAGTTTGTACGCCAACATTGAAATACCCAAAGTTAAACTTCAATTCGTCCTTCGTTTATCATATACCGGATCTATCCACGTTCTTCAATTATGCTCTGTCAGAATATGTCATCTTTCAGGCGAACGTCGTTGAACAGAATACAACGACTTACGCTGTCGCTAAAGCAAAATTATGTATCAAGGATATACTTGATTATCCTCAAAATAAGTTACATTATATCGCGCCTATGAACAGCGTTATATCTTGTACACTTGGTATGAATTTCGGACAATTATCCTTATGGGTGAGATTGAGTTGCGATGTCGAGCAAGTCGATTTATTCAAAAGGCAGCGAGGTTTGCTTCCACGAATGGAACAGGATCAacaatcgattcgaaaaaCTACTTTTCGAGAGGATACGACTCCATTGGAGGAATCAAATAAAGAATATGAAGATGCCGTTGATGACTCTGAAA GTACACATGCAAATGTAATATCAgatattaacgaaaaaaataaacatgaagaaattaaaagaccCTCCTATAGCTCCACCCATGATATATTGGTTACCCATAACGATGCCAACAATGAATCATCTGACAGCGATATAACGTTATTGTCCAAACAATCTGACGAAAT TGCAAGGTGGGCAACTCCGACAAATAAAGAAGAACAGGATAATAATATCActcaagaagagaaaacgaatatGGACGagtttaattcatttatttcccAT CCATTGGAAAAGGATACAATTATAATCCagatcgttaaaataaatctatttgaAAATAGTTCAGTCATGCTCGACGATGATGTTCATTTGCTTTATGTGGAGTATTCTTTTCTTGGTTATCGTGGTGCTGATATGGAAACGGAATCAATACCAAAACCAAAGACATACACAGAACcattgatttataatttcaGAAAAG TATTTTCGATAGACGAGGAATATCATTCCATTGAGAGAAACACGTTGCGAGCAATGTTACATCAGTCTATCAATCCAaacatcaaatttatttta atataCGTGCAGGGTCTCGATGCCATACGCGAATGTCTCAGCAGTAATATGTGA